In Amycolatopsis jiangsuensis, the following proteins share a genomic window:
- a CDS encoding cupin has protein sequence MTLLTVWPDDQPGHVLLRTEDTATITAELGRAGAGFVRWPLAGLASGAGEAEVLAHFRDRIDARTAGPGYHAVELLVAETGPVERTSNGDEDRFFVSGSAVWYLRAGRQVLALLCEPGDLLTIPAHTRHWHDGGPRPDHVTIRVRHPAAAAPARFPEPVVPADFPGFGALVAERRTSWPALSH, from the coding sequence ATGACGCTGCTGACGGTGTGGCCGGACGATCAGCCCGGGCACGTGCTGCTGCGTACCGAGGACACCGCGACGATCACGGCCGAGCTCGGCCGGGCGGGCGCCGGGTTCGTCCGCTGGCCGCTCGCCGGCCTGGCGTCCGGCGCGGGGGAGGCCGAGGTGCTGGCGCACTTCCGGGACCGCATCGACGCCCGTACCGCGGGGCCGGGCTACCACGCCGTGGAGCTGCTGGTGGCCGAGACGGGACCGGTCGAGCGCACCTCGAACGGCGACGAAGACCGGTTCTTCGTCAGCGGCTCCGCGGTCTGGTACCTGCGCGCCGGCCGCCAGGTGCTCGCGCTGCTGTGCGAACCCGGCGACCTGCTGACCATCCCGGCGCACACCCGGCACTGGCACGACGGCGGACCGCGGCCCGATCACGTCACGATCCGGGTCCGGCACCCGGCCGCGGCCGCTCCGGCGCGGTTCCCGGAGCCGGTGGTGCCGGCGGACTTCCCCGGTTTCGGCGCCCTGGTCGCCGAACGGCGAACCTCCTGGCCTGCGCTCAGCCACTGA